In Luteitalea sp. TBR-22, one genomic interval encodes:
- a CDS encoding PVC-type heme-binding CxxCH protein yields the protein MPSRPTVPHVALVAALVVSVLSVSSHAIRQVPAPLSMHLQVPDGYTIERIAGPELLSYPMFGVPDDAGRLFVFESTEPNTMTTEEMLAKPSYHIRVLEDANGDGTYDRSTIYADKLPFPKGGAWVDGSLYVSAAPHLLRLKDTNGDLVADEREVVVTGWTLNVNGAALGGPFLGPDGYLYLTDARRGFRITRKEGDTLEGKGARIWRVRPDGTGLEWVSGGGFDNSIELVFMPSGDVVGTMTYFIEPRDGLRDALMHWVEGGVYPKPLDVIAADKLKLTGDLMPPMTMLARVAPSGLARYRGTALGPDMHGNLFSAQFNTGRVMRHVVSASGSTYRTEDFPFMTSTSGDSHPTDVLQDADGSLIVIETGGWFIKGCPLSRVAKPEVAGGIYRIRRAGAPAVTDPRGGSIPWASLTPARLGGLLADPRPVVRDRALEALVRAGEGGVPTLANARRLGSDPETRAAVVFALHRIGTPAAREAVRAALADRDVAVRVAAARSAGLARDEAALPTLLRLVVTDAPAVRRQSATALEQLGRSEAVPALLKAAQAPGDRFLEHAIIHALIALKQPEPLVTALGSPATAVRRAALIALDQMDGDRLTQDHVRPFLTSKDDALWRTGIWAASHHPGWSDLVITGVRARLDAPALAEADAAALRDVMVGVCKDGDVQRFIAAGLAGQRAPLLLDVMQACPVSKVPEAWVEALRTRLASGDAATRARVMRLVAARRIEPLAPDLARLAGDAAAPVPQRFEALDALVLVKPALDEPTFAWLSSQLDKAQPAPVRQQAAGILSQAALTDAQLVALAETHVATTDAFLLPRIVTAFDRSTSASVGTALVRALERSTDRLDVLSERDLSTRLARFPEPVPTQAAPLMLALQQRQNARLKRLEQIDAGLGRGDIDAGRRLFFGKATCSTCHAVGSQGAAFGPDLSNIGEIRSRHDILEAILYPSASFAREYETWRVRTKTGENTGIVKEQLPDALLLETGPGASLRLPRATVASVEPVEFSMMPPGLEQLLTPAELSNLIAYLEALPDPLDRKAKR from the coding sequence ATGCCATCGCGCCCAACAGTCCCCCACGTCGCCCTCGTGGCGGCGCTCGTCGTGTCCGTCCTGTCGGTGTCCAGCCACGCCATCCGGCAGGTTCCCGCCCCGTTGTCGATGCACCTGCAGGTGCCCGACGGCTACACCATCGAGCGCATCGCCGGGCCGGAACTCCTGTCGTACCCGATGTTCGGCGTGCCCGACGACGCGGGTCGGCTCTTCGTGTTCGAGTCCACCGAGCCGAACACGATGACCACCGAGGAGATGCTGGCAAAGCCGTCGTACCACATCCGGGTGCTCGAGGACGCCAACGGCGACGGCACGTACGACCGCAGCACCATCTACGCCGACAAGCTGCCCTTCCCGAAGGGCGGCGCGTGGGTGGACGGCAGCCTGTACGTGTCTGCGGCCCCGCACCTGCTGCGCCTGAAGGACACCAACGGTGACCTGGTCGCCGACGAGCGGGAGGTCGTCGTCACGGGCTGGACGCTCAACGTCAACGGCGCCGCGCTCGGTGGGCCGTTCCTCGGCCCCGATGGATACCTGTACCTCACGGACGCGCGTCGGGGCTTCCGCATCACGCGCAAGGAAGGCGACACGCTGGAGGGGAAGGGCGCGCGCATCTGGCGCGTCCGGCCGGACGGCACCGGTCTCGAGTGGGTGTCTGGCGGCGGGTTCGACAACTCGATCGAACTCGTCTTCATGCCGTCGGGCGACGTGGTCGGCACGATGACGTACTTCATCGAGCCGCGCGACGGCCTGCGCGACGCGCTGATGCACTGGGTGGAGGGCGGCGTCTACCCGAAGCCGCTCGACGTGATTGCCGCCGACAAGCTGAAGCTGACCGGCGACCTGATGCCGCCGATGACGATGCTGGCGCGCGTCGCGCCGTCGGGGCTGGCGCGCTACCGCGGCACGGCGCTCGGGCCCGACATGCACGGCAACCTGTTCAGCGCGCAGTTCAACACCGGGCGCGTGATGCGGCATGTCGTGTCGGCCAGCGGATCGACCTACCGCACCGAGGACTTCCCGTTCATGACGTCCACCAGCGGCGACTCGCACCCGACCGACGTGCTGCAGGACGCCGACGGCAGCCTCATCGTGATCGAGACCGGCGGCTGGTTCATCAAGGGCTGCCCGCTGTCGCGGGTGGCCAAGCCGGAAGTCGCCGGCGGCATCTACCGCATCCGCAGGGCCGGTGCCCCGGCCGTCACCGACCCGCGCGGCGGGTCGATTCCGTGGGCGTCGCTCACCCCGGCGCGGCTCGGCGGGCTGCTGGCCGACCCGCGGCCGGTCGTCCGCGATCGCGCCCTCGAGGCTCTCGTGCGCGCCGGCGAGGGCGGGGTGCCGACGCTGGCGAACGCGCGTCGGCTCGGCTCGGATCCCGAGACGCGGGCGGCCGTCGTCTTCGCGTTGCATCGCATCGGCACGCCGGCGGCGCGTGAGGCGGTCCGCGCGGCGCTTGCCGATCGCGACGTCGCGGTGCGCGTCGCGGCAGCGCGCAGCGCGGGCCTGGCGCGCGACGAGGCCGCGCTGCCCACCCTGCTGCGACTCGTGGTGACCGACGCGCCGGCGGTACGGCGGCAATCGGCGACGGCGCTCGAGCAGCTCGGCCGGTCCGAGGCGGTGCCCGCTCTGCTCAAGGCCGCGCAGGCGCCAGGCGACCGCTTCCTCGAGCACGCGATCATCCACGCGCTCATCGCGCTGAAGCAGCCCGAGCCGCTCGTCACGGCCCTGGGCTCGCCGGCCACCGCGGTGCGCCGCGCCGCGCTCATCGCCCTCGACCAGATGGACGGCGATCGGCTGACCCAGGACCACGTGCGTCCCTTCCTCACTTCGAAAGACGATGCGCTGTGGCGCACGGGGATCTGGGCCGCCTCGCATCATCCCGGCTGGTCGGACCTGGTGATCACGGGTGTGCGCGCGCGCCTCGACGCGCCGGCGCTGGCCGAGGCGGACGCCGCCGCCTTGCGCGATGTGATGGTCGGCGTGTGCAAGGACGGCGACGTGCAGCGCTTCATCGCCGCCGGCCTGGCCGGACAGCGGGCGCCGCTGCTGCTCGACGTGATGCAGGCGTGTCCCGTGAGCAAGGTGCCCGAGGCGTGGGTGGAGGCGCTGCGGACGCGGCTCGCGTCGGGCGACGCGGCGACGCGGGCTCGCGTGATGCGGCTGGTGGCGGCGCGCCGCATCGAGCCGCTCGCGCCCGACCTCGCGCGCCTCGCCGGTGATGCGGCGGCGCCCGTGCCGCAGCGCTTCGAGGCGCTCGACGCGCTCGTGCTCGTGAAGCCAGCGCTCGACGAGCCCACCTTCGCGTGGCTGTCCTCCCAGCTCGACAAGGCACAGCCGGCGCCGGTCCGCCAGCAGGCCGCCGGCATCCTCTCGCAGGCGGCGCTGACCGATGCCCAGCTCGTCGCCCTGGCCGAGACTCACGTCGCCACCACCGACGCCTTCCTCCTGCCGCGCATCGTCACGGCCTTCGATCGCAGCACGAGCGCCAGCGTCGGCACCGCATTGGTGAGGGCCCTCGAGCGATCGACCGACAGGCTCGACGTGCTGTCGGAGCGCGATCTCTCGACCCGCCTGGCGCGGTTCCCAGAGCCCGTGCCGACGCAGGCGGCGCCGTTGATGCTCGCCTTGCAGCAGCGGCAGAATGCCCGCCTGAAGCGGCTCGAGCAGATCGACGCCGGCCTCGGGCGCGGCGACATCGACGCCGGGCGGCGCCTGTTCTTCGGCAAGGCGACCTGCTCGACGTGCCATGCCGTGGGCTCGCAGGGGGCGGCGTTCGGGCCCGACCTGAGCAACATCGGCGAGATCCGCTCGCGCCACGACATCCTCGAGGCGATCCTCTATCCGAGCGCCAGCTTCGCGCGCGAGTACGAGACCTGGCGCGTGCGGACGAAGACCGGCGAGAACACCGGCATCGTGAAGGAGCAATTGCCGGATGCGCTGTTGCTCGAAACGGGCCCCGGCGCCTCGCTGCGCCTGCCGCGCGCGACCGTCGCATCGGTCGAGCCCGTCGAGTTCTCGATGATGCCGCCGGGCCTCGAGCAACTGCTCACGCCTGCGGAGCTGTCGAACCTGATCGCGTACCTCGAGGCGCTGCCCGACCCGCTGGATCGCAAGGCGAAGCGCTGA
- the glp gene encoding gephyrin-like molybdotransferase Glp, which translates to MSDASRAGRDGAFGGMRPFGDVLPLEEARRLIDEAARVVDGAEWVAVGEAAGRVLAADVPAPFDVPGFDRSAMDGYAVRASDVAEATDAAPVWLRLAGRARPGAAFAGTVAPGTCVDTATGAPIPDGADAMVMVERTSRDADRVKFTRPAVPGDHVSPRANDVRTGAVVLRGGDVLTPARVGVAASFGLRTLLVRRRPVVALISSGDELLDAGDAEGPPPAGHIYDANRAMLAALCRASGADVLPLPLVRDTLQAWRDAFDAAAGADLIVCSGGSSVGEQDYGADILAERGEVRFHGIAVKPGKPTAFARIDRDGGAQFVLAMPGNPTSCLSNAYVLLRPLVRRLAGLPALVPVTREATLTRALSSPVDRLQFYPVRLDGDRAVPVFKGSGDVTSLSDADGYVEVPIGVARVEAGTRVLVTLY; encoded by the coding sequence ATGAGCGATGCCTCCCGCGCCGGACGCGACGGCGCGTTCGGTGGCATGCGGCCCTTCGGCGACGTGCTGCCGCTCGAGGAGGCGCGTCGCCTCATCGACGAGGCAGCACGCGTGGTCGATGGCGCCGAGTGGGTGGCCGTCGGCGAGGCCGCGGGCCGGGTGCTCGCGGCCGACGTGCCGGCGCCGTTCGACGTCCCCGGCTTCGACCGGTCGGCGATGGACGGCTACGCCGTCCGGGCGTCGGATGTGGCCGAGGCCACCGACGCGGCGCCTGTCTGGCTGCGCCTTGCCGGCCGCGCGCGTCCCGGTGCCGCGTTTGCCGGGACCGTCGCACCGGGCACCTGCGTGGACACGGCCACCGGCGCGCCCATCCCCGACGGCGCGGACGCGATGGTGATGGTCGAGCGCACGTCGCGCGACGCCGACCGCGTGAAGTTCACGCGCCCGGCGGTCCCGGGTGACCACGTGTCGCCCCGCGCCAACGACGTCCGGACCGGCGCGGTGGTGCTGCGCGGCGGCGACGTGCTCACCCCAGCGCGGGTCGGCGTGGCGGCATCCTTCGGCCTGCGAACGCTGCTCGTGCGGCGGCGCCCCGTGGTGGCGCTGATCTCGAGCGGCGACGAACTCCTCGATGCCGGGGACGCGGAAGGTCCGCCGCCCGCCGGACACATCTACGACGCGAACCGCGCGATGCTCGCCGCCCTGTGCAGGGCGTCGGGCGCCGACGTGCTCCCGCTGCCGCTGGTGCGAGACACGCTGCAGGCCTGGCGTGACGCCTTCGACGCGGCTGCCGGCGCCGACCTCATCGTGTGCTCGGGCGGCAGCTCCGTGGGCGAGCAGGACTACGGCGCCGACATCCTCGCCGAGCGGGGCGAGGTGCGGTTCCACGGCATCGCCGTGAAGCCGGGCAAGCCGACGGCATTCGCCCGGATCGACCGGGACGGCGGCGCGCAGTTCGTACTGGCGATGCCGGGCAACCCGACCTCGTGCCTGTCCAACGCGTACGTACTGCTGCGGCCGCTGGTGCGGCGACTGGCCGGCCTGCCCGCGCTCGTGCCGGTGACGCGTGAGGCGACGCTCACGCGTGCGTTGTCGTCGCCGGTGGATCGGCTGCAGTTCTACCCGGTGCGGCTCGACGGCGATCGGGCCGTGCCGGTGTTCAAGGGCTCCGGGGACGTGACGAGCCTGTCGGACGCCGACGGGTACGTCGAGGTGCCGATTGGCGTCGCGCGCGTCGAGGCCGGCACGCGCGTCCTGGTCACGTTGTACTGA
- a CDS encoding family 16 glycosylhydrolase, whose amino-acid sequence MKNMSRACVVPLVLATTAAALAIPFDGVLLDDFTQFPYLWRSSPNVTLDRLVIPADGPLALPGQTTDEAVLSVTPPLRIAVQVQGNRCKGGNGVVAVVVPTTPSFDAATLDERTVTFAGAREAHVDAAGVPRRHLQDADGDGDLDLVFHFRASQIGQACGAATTPLNGWTFDGQAVTAGGADAWFGREFVTPQDWSAADGLRFWYYGRNSGDTIAVDVLDNRAADPGPAGWTLVWSDEFDGAAGASPDARHWTPEVGDGTAQGIPGWGNEELEYYTGDPANAATDGAGHLAITVREADGALTCYYGPCRYTSARLISQHKVEFGYGRVEARVKVPAGAGLWPAFWSLGSNIGQVGWPQAGEIDIMEFVGRVPNEIFGTIHGPGYSGGSSFFGTYDFGTPAHQAYHTVAVEWQPGRIDWFVDGVKYHTATPADVAPRQWVFDHPFFLLLNVAVGGNFGGPVGADTVFPATMLVDYVRVYRGPDSSERFGASFVDDFSGWREVVLPFSDFARGAAQPAGAPNDGFTRTSVWGYRFRLPDTGMGTGPVLIDGVGLTQPSSVVVTTSANAGPGSLRAAVATVANNGTITFAPSLAGATIPLAGPIVVGGKTVTVDAAAAPGIVLSGGGADRIFIVDAGAGLLLRDLTIANGFGWDLAGGVLNNGTLDMDRCIVTNNVMKSGALDFWKGGGGIYNGGGSTLRLRNSTVSGNSATNGAGGGVYAFFGASVQIENSTLSGNTSTDVGGGIRSLSNATLLNSTLSGNRSTGWHGGAIFQTDGAMTLTNTTLTGNAGPDWAPSAIFVGTFTAANASMTLLNSIVSGNQWYACELGPFGSGVVTITSWGHNVTQDASCSAVASDVIAADPLLGPLAANGGPTLTHMPQVGSPALGIAATCPATDQRGVARPQGACDAGSVEREEP is encoded by the coding sequence ATGAAGAACATGTCCCGCGCGTGTGTCGTGCCGTTGGTGCTGGCCACCACCGCCGCCGCACTCGCCATCCCGTTCGACGGCGTGTTGCTCGACGACTTCACGCAGTTCCCCTATCTCTGGCGGTCATCGCCGAACGTGACCCTGGACCGACTGGTGATTCCCGCCGACGGTCCGCTGGCGCTGCCGGGACAGACGACCGACGAAGCGGTGCTGTCGGTGACGCCGCCCCTCCGCATCGCGGTGCAGGTGCAGGGGAACCGCTGCAAGGGCGGCAACGGCGTCGTGGCGGTGGTGGTGCCGACGACGCCGTCGTTCGACGCCGCGACGCTCGATGAACGGACCGTCACCTTTGCCGGCGCGCGCGAGGCCCACGTGGACGCGGCTGGCGTGCCTCGTCGGCACCTGCAGGATGCCGACGGCGACGGCGACCTCGACCTCGTGTTCCACTTCCGCGCCTCGCAGATCGGCCAGGCCTGTGGTGCGGCCACCACGCCGCTGAACGGCTGGACGTTCGACGGCCAGGCGGTGACCGCGGGTGGGGCCGACGCCTGGTTCGGCCGGGAGTTCGTCACGCCCCAGGACTGGAGCGCCGCCGATGGCCTGCGCTTCTGGTACTACGGCCGCAACAGCGGCGACACCATCGCCGTGGACGTGCTCGACAACCGCGCCGCGGATCCCGGACCGGCCGGCTGGACGCTGGTGTGGTCCGACGAGTTCGACGGCGCGGCTGGCGCTTCGCCTGACGCCAGACACTGGACGCCCGAGGTCGGGGACGGCACCGCGCAGGGCATCCCCGGCTGGGGCAACGAGGAACTCGAGTACTACACGGGCGACCCTGCCAATGCGGCGACCGACGGCGCCGGTCACCTGGCCATCACGGTGCGCGAAGCCGACGGCGCCCTCACCTGCTACTACGGCCCGTGCCGCTATACCTCGGCGCGCCTGATCTCGCAGCACAAGGTCGAGTTCGGGTACGGACGCGTCGAGGCGCGCGTCAAGGTGCCGGCGGGCGCGGGGCTCTGGCCGGCCTTCTGGAGCCTCGGCTCCAACATCGGCCAGGTCGGCTGGCCGCAGGCCGGCGAGATCGACATCATGGAGTTCGTCGGACGGGTGCCCAACGAGATCTTCGGGACCATCCACGGGCCGGGCTACTCGGGCGGGAGCTCCTTCTTCGGCACGTACGACTTCGGCACGCCCGCGCACCAGGCGTACCACACGGTGGCGGTCGAGTGGCAACCCGGCCGGATCGACTGGTTCGTGGACGGCGTGAAGTACCACACGGCCACGCCGGCCGACGTGGCGCCGCGCCAGTGGGTCTTCGATCACCCGTTCTTCCTGCTCCTCAACGTCGCGGTCGGTGGCAACTTTGGCGGCCCGGTCGGCGCCGACACGGTCTTCCCCGCCACGATGCTCGTCGACTACGTGCGCGTGTACCGCGGACCTGACTCGTCGGAACGCTTCGGCGCGTCGTTCGTGGACGACTTCAGCGGGTGGCGCGAGGTGGTCCTGCCCTTCAGCGACTTCGCGCGCGGCGCCGCGCAGCCGGCCGGCGCCCCGAACGACGGCTTCACGCGCACGAGCGTGTGGGGCTATCGCTTCCGCCTGCCCGACACCGGCATGGGCACCGGCCCCGTCCTCATCGACGGCGTCGGCCTCACGCAACCGTCGTCGGTCGTCGTCACCACGTCGGCCAACGCCGGCCCGGGCTCGCTGCGCGCGGCAGTCGCCACGGTGGCCAACAACGGCACCATCACCTTCGCGCCGTCGCTGGCTGGCGCCACCATCCCGCTGGCCGGGCCGATCGTGGTGGGCGGCAAGACGGTGACGGTGGACGCGGCGGCCGCGCCGGGGATCGTCCTGAGCGGGGGCGGAGCCGACCGGATCTTCATCGTCGACGCCGGCGCCGGGTTGTTGCTGCGCGATCTGACCATCGCGAACGGCTTCGGGTGGGATCTGGCCGGCGGCGTGCTCAACAACGGCACCCTCGACATGGACCGGTGCATCGTCACCAACAACGTGATGAAGAGCGGTGCCCTGGACTTCTGGAAGGGCGGCGGCGGCATCTACAACGGGGGTGGCAGCACCTTGCGGCTGCGGAACAGCACGGTGAGCGGCAACAGCGCCACCAACGGGGCGGGCGGAGGCGTGTACGCGTTCTTCGGCGCCAGCGTGCAGATCGAGAACAGCACCCTGAGCGGCAACACTTCCACCGACGTCGGCGGGGGGATTCGCAGCCTGAGCAACGCGACGCTCCTCAACAGCACGTTGAGCGGCAACCGGTCGACGGGCTGGCACGGCGGCGCCATCTTCCAGACCGACGGCGCCATGACCCTGACCAACACCACCCTCACGGGCAACGCCGGGCCGGACTGGGCACCGTCGGCCATCTTCGTCGGGACGTTCACCGCCGCCAACGCGTCGATGACGCTCCTCAACAGCATCGTCTCGGGCAACCAGTGGTACGCCTGCGAACTGGGCCCCTTCGGATCCGGGGTCGTGACGATCACCTCGTGGGGGCACAACGTCACGCAGGACGCATCGTGCAGCGCCGTGGCCAGCGACGTCATCGCCGCCGATCCACTCCTGGGGCCGCTTGCCGCCAACGGGGGGCCGACACTGACGCACATGCCGCAGGTCGGGAGCCCGGCGCTCGGCATCGCGGCGACGTGCCCCGCGACGGACCAGCGCGGCGTGGCGCGCCCGCAGGGGGCCTGCGACGCCGGGTCGGTCGAGCGCGAGGAACCGTGA